One window from the genome of Gimesia aquarii encodes:
- a CDS encoding tetratricopeptide repeat protein gives MPSPQELLATAVQQHQAGNLPLAEEFYREVLKHDPGQADALHLLGVVYLHLKQYTKSIDFITRAICQNDRFGTFYSNRGAAYKGLGQLQDAITNYERAIELDSQNPTFIFNLGITLASAGKKREAIEAYRKSLELKPDYIDALINLGNLLLEEEESLKESITICQQVIKLAPQVHTAHFNLANALSKSETPELADDSFQRALQLAPNHLDTMKNYAVFLSSQQKYEAAIIVLRKAAILQPNCWEILNNLGIVYAEQQEFESAIKCFRHALKQVPENCDIQLHLAKALEGAQEVHLALTTYRNILDQHPNHPGAAFHLGTLAASLGDLDYAYDIFQSLYQSDPTNTASLYGMGCIRLKQRKTGSAVGYFESLVVLEPDHLQSRIHLIDLYSRQLRDKEVSKHVDESLEYHPESAILWNYRGHVQNQKQQTKKALKSFLRAVELDDSLFQTYSNLASIYQGMGQFQEARDALEKAYELVALPEYRLAIASLLPPIPASQEAINEVRQSFVEKIEEMHADEVQIDASIKLIPGTFYLAYQGFNDRPIIERMAELYLLKNTLSWNQQEPTIERDGRIRIGFISSLFYNHTIGSLMKGIIKNFDREKYHVITISTVKHDDTTAKHIRENSDEYVFLGIDLQRANQVLQSLELDILYYADIGMDPFIFSLATTRHAPIQSVTWGHPITTGLKTIDYFISSKLIEPEDAEEHYSEKLVQLNSLPSYYYRPSLPEKIKTRGAFGLSDDVHIYACPQTMFKIHPEFDQVLAGILRKDPKARIVMIRDQISKWKDLLVERFNKSFSDVVDRIHWLRGMSTNDFLNLIYISDVMLDPMHFGGGNTSYQSMAIGTPVVTLPAKYMRGRGMLAVYKKMEIMDCVVSSIDEYIDLACRIGEDENFRDQLRLKILSKSHLVFEDMNTVRELEAFFESALHELETQKKTHQPHTNLISSASNKDESMDASLNNTQSQDHSHLLNSAMQNYTCPACGYHIAVQFYDGGLLPLTTLAWPQTCEEAQTMERLPHDFMRCVDCGHISNAAFDYAKVPYSDKPNLMFNKGAIWSEHLQKVCDLISEHLPENPTVVEIGCGEGHLLRSLAKKIPTGKFIGFDPNAEIETEGALIDARAMLFEPGTHLAELQPDLIISRHVFEHLMNPLGFAQEVAFAANVAECATKLFIEVPCIDGVLAAGRTVDFFYEHNSHFTTQSLERLLTRCATAVDLIETSYNGEVIYGLASFQPQKHQVELARQAVMFQEKALQSAAQLAQQFDDLVSTGKRVAIWGGTGKAAAFINQNQLDQNRFPVVIDSDQNKVGTFVPGTGQEILFRDHLIEEPVEVILIATQWRAADIVLEIERNQIPFKAILIEYQGRLIDYFKDQHPYRGEHDQSESQVPRPQFLSQKNRQRDSIDSDII, from the coding sequence ATGCCTTCACCTCAGGAACTATTGGCAACGGCGGTTCAACAGCATCAAGCTGGAAATCTCCCTCTGGCAGAAGAATTTTACCGTGAAGTACTCAAGCACGACCCGGGTCAAGCAGATGCATTGCATTTACTAGGTGTGGTGTACTTGCATTTAAAACAATACACAAAATCCATCGATTTTATTACACGCGCTATTTGCCAGAATGATAGATTCGGAACTTTCTATTCAAATCGAGGTGCTGCTTATAAAGGCTTAGGCCAATTACAAGACGCAATTACAAACTACGAGCGCGCCATCGAATTGGATTCTCAAAATCCGACGTTCATCTTTAATCTGGGAATTACTCTCGCTTCAGCAGGAAAAAAGCGGGAAGCGATTGAAGCGTACCGCAAATCGCTTGAACTAAAGCCAGACTATATCGACGCGTTGATAAACCTTGGTAATCTATTGCTTGAAGAAGAAGAGAGCCTCAAAGAGTCCATTACAATATGTCAGCAAGTCATCAAGCTGGCACCTCAAGTTCATACAGCCCATTTTAATCTAGCCAATGCGCTATCAAAGTCAGAAACACCTGAGCTCGCTGACGATTCCTTTCAACGCGCATTGCAGCTCGCTCCCAACCATCTCGATACGATGAAGAACTATGCCGTATTTCTGTCATCACAGCAAAAATACGAAGCAGCGATCATCGTTCTCCGAAAAGCAGCAATACTCCAGCCAAATTGCTGGGAAATTTTGAATAATTTGGGAATCGTTTATGCCGAACAGCAAGAGTTTGAATCCGCGATCAAATGTTTTCGTCATGCTCTCAAACAGGTACCTGAGAATTGTGATATTCAATTGCATCTAGCGAAAGCTCTGGAGGGGGCACAAGAAGTTCACCTGGCATTGACGACATATCGAAATATTCTGGATCAGCACCCAAATCATCCCGGTGCCGCTTTTCACTTAGGCACATTGGCAGCTTCACTTGGTGATCTGGACTATGCCTATGATATTTTTCAAAGTCTCTATCAAAGCGATCCAACTAATACAGCATCCCTGTATGGCATGGGCTGCATTCGATTGAAACAGAGAAAAACCGGCTCTGCGGTTGGCTATTTTGAATCATTGGTGGTGCTTGAGCCAGATCATTTACAATCACGAATCCATTTAATTGATCTGTATTCCCGACAATTGCGAGACAAGGAAGTCAGTAAGCATGTCGATGAATCACTCGAATACCATCCTGAAAGTGCGATACTCTGGAATTATCGAGGCCATGTTCAAAACCAGAAACAACAGACAAAAAAAGCTCTTAAAAGTTTCTTGCGTGCTGTCGAGCTGGACGATTCTTTATTCCAGACTTACAGCAATCTAGCTTCTATCTACCAGGGAATGGGACAGTTTCAGGAAGCGAGAGATGCACTTGAAAAAGCCTACGAGCTAGTCGCTCTACCAGAATATCGCCTCGCGATTGCAAGTTTGTTACCACCGATACCCGCTTCTCAGGAAGCAATTAATGAAGTCCGTCAATCGTTTGTAGAAAAAATCGAAGAGATGCACGCTGATGAGGTGCAGATTGATGCTTCGATTAAACTGATCCCCGGCACATTTTATCTCGCATACCAGGGATTTAATGACCGTCCGATTATCGAACGTATGGCGGAGCTATATCTACTCAAAAACACTCTTTCCTGGAATCAGCAAGAGCCAACAATCGAACGAGATGGACGGATCCGAATTGGTTTCATATCTAGTCTATTCTATAACCATACCATTGGTTCATTGATGAAAGGGATCATCAAGAATTTTGATCGAGAAAAGTATCATGTCATTACGATTTCAACCGTAAAACACGATGATACCACAGCAAAACATATTCGGGAAAATTCAGACGAATATGTATTTCTGGGAATTGATCTACAACGGGCGAATCAGGTTCTGCAAAGCCTGGAACTGGATATTTTGTATTATGCTGATATTGGCATGGATCCGTTTATCTTCTCTCTTGCCACAACGCGTCATGCACCCATCCAGAGTGTTACCTGGGGACACCCAATTACGACCGGCTTAAAAACCATTGATTATTTTATCTCAAGCAAGCTGATCGAACCGGAAGATGCAGAAGAACACTACTCAGAAAAACTAGTTCAATTAAATTCTCTACCATCTTACTATTATCGACCCAGTTTACCGGAAAAAATAAAAACGCGAGGGGCATTTGGGCTTTCGGACGACGTACATATTTATGCCTGCCCTCAAACCATGTTTAAAATTCATCCTGAATTTGATCAGGTCCTGGCAGGTATTCTACGAAAAGACCCAAAAGCACGTATCGTTATGATTCGTGACCAAATTTCCAAATGGAAGGATTTACTAGTCGAACGATTTAATAAATCTTTTTCTGATGTCGTTGATCGAATTCACTGGTTGCGCGGAATGTCGACGAATGACTTTCTGAACCTGATTTATATTTCCGACGTCATGCTGGATCCGATGCACTTCGGAGGCGGCAATACTTCCTATCAGTCGATGGCCATTGGAACGCCTGTTGTGACATTGCCGGCAAAATATATGCGTGGTCGCGGTATGCTGGCTGTCTATAAAAAGATGGAGATTATGGACTGCGTTGTTTCGTCTATCGACGAATACATTGATCTCGCCTGTCGCATTGGTGAAGATGAAAATTTCCGCGATCAACTCCGTCTGAAAATTCTTTCCAAAAGTCATCTTGTTTTTGAAGATATGAACACTGTTCGAGAACTGGAAGCGTTTTTCGAATCTGCATTGCACGAGTTAGAAACACAAAAAAAAACTCATCAACCTCATACGAATCTGATAAGCTCTGCCTCAAATAAGGATGAAAGCATGGATGCTTCATTAAACAACACACAAAGTCAAGATCACTCCCATCTCCTCAATTCTGCCATGCAGAATTATACATGTCCCGCTTGTGGATACCATATTGCGGTCCAGTTTTATGATGGAGGGTTGCTCCCCTTGACGACACTGGCGTGGCCACAGACCTGCGAAGAAGCACAGACGATGGAACGTTTGCCGCATGACTTCATGCGGTGTGTGGATTGCGGACACATTTCGAATGCCGCGTTCGACTATGCGAAGGTTCCTTATTCAGATAAACCAAACTTAATGTTCAACAAAGGAGCAATCTGGTCTGAACACTTGCAGAAAGTCTGCGACCTGATTTCAGAGCATCTGCCTGAAAATCCAACTGTTGTGGAAATCGGTTGTGGAGAAGGTCATCTATTGCGTTCACTGGCAAAGAAAATTCCTACAGGAAAATTCATCGGCTTTGATCCAAACGCAGAAATCGAGACCGAAGGCGCCTTGATTGATGCTCGGGCGATGTTGTTTGAACCAGGAACACATCTGGCGGAACTGCAGCCCGATCTGATCATCAGCCGACATGTGTTTGAACATTTGATGAATCCTCTGGGTTTTGCGCAAGAAGTCGCATTTGCCGCGAACGTCGCTGAGTGTGCGACCAAACTGTTTATTGAAGTCCCCTGTATTGACGGTGTACTGGCGGCAGGTCGCACGGTTGACTTCTTCTACGAGCACAATTCTCATTTTACGACCCAATCGCTGGAAAGACTGTTAACCCGCTGTGCCACAGCCGTTGATTTGATTGAAACCAGCTACAACGGCGAAGTGATTTACGGACTGGCCAGCTTCCAGCCGCAAAAACACCAGGTCGAATTAGCACGTCAGGCAGTGATGTTTCAGGAAAAGGCTCTGCAGTCTGCGGCTCAACTGGCGCAGCAGTTTGATGATCTGGTGAGCACCGGAAAACGAGTGGCAATTTGGGGCGGTACTGGAAAAGCGGCTGCGTTTATCAACCAGAACCAGCTTGATCAAAATCGCTTTCCGGTTGTAATCGATTCAGATCAGAATAAAGTCGGCACTTTTGTACCTGGAACGGGTCAGGAAATTCTCTTCCGAGATCATTTGATCGAAGAACCGGTCGAAGTCATTCTGATTGCCACTCAATGGCGAGCCGCCGATATTGTACTTGAAATTGAACGCAATCAAATTCCCTTCAAGGCAATCTTGATCGAATATCAGGGGCGATTGATCGATTATTTCAAAGATCAACACCCCTACCGTGGGGAACACGACCAATCTGAATCACAGGTCCCAAGGCCTCAGTTCCTTTCACAGAAAAACAGACAACGTGATTCAATCGACAGCGATATCATATAA
- a CDS encoding phytanoyl-CoA dioxygenase family protein: MMLPINQLCTLNCQTEGVELSNERLDQYAEEGVLLVKNLFDPVDFLSIRNDLSGRLTLLERHNGCEVFENENEISQISDRLIRLEEQAPGTQSILYDAMNFAPSLHAMGAHSKLMAILEKLLSHEISIHDRYIILMSMPQGEWHLASWHQDWYYNEGPHSTITLYAPLQKTDQQNGSLTFALGEHQKPPVPHDEYNHGINTKWHSLPPEEVNQYDRVVPTALDVGDVLLFHSLTPHTPSKNQSDHVRFVLNLRYRDLRDPQFLNEGWRIQEITRARNAMQRSAS; encoded by the coding sequence ATGATGCTTCCTATAAACCAATTATGTACCTTGAACTGTCAGACAGAAGGTGTTGAACTTTCAAATGAGCGCCTGGATCAATATGCAGAAGAAGGGGTTCTGCTGGTAAAAAACCTGTTTGATCCCGTGGACTTCCTGTCGATTCGAAACGATCTTTCAGGACGCCTCACTCTCCTGGAACGACACAACGGTTGTGAAGTCTTTGAAAACGAAAATGAGATTTCACAAATCAGCGATCGATTGATCAGGCTGGAAGAGCAGGCTCCCGGTACGCAGAGCATTCTATATGATGCCATGAATTTTGCTCCATCCCTGCATGCGATGGGAGCACATTCGAAATTAATGGCGATTCTCGAAAAACTGCTCTCGCATGAAATTTCAATCCATGATCGGTATATCATTCTCATGAGTATGCCTCAGGGAGAATGGCATCTTGCGTCGTGGCATCAGGACTGGTATTACAATGAAGGTCCCCATTCAACAATTACGCTCTATGCACCTCTACAGAAAACGGATCAACAAAATGGTAGTCTGACGTTCGCATTAGGTGAGCATCAAAAACCACCGGTTCCACACGACGAATATAATCATGGAATTAACACGAAATGGCATTCACTTCCTCCCGAAGAGGTGAACCAATACGACCGCGTTGTACCAACGGCGCTGGATGTAGGAGACGTGCTGTTATTTCACAGTCTGACACCGCACACTCCATCAAAAAATCAATCGGATCATGTCCGGTTTGTATTGAATTTGCGGTATCGGGATCTAAGAGATCCTCAATTCCTGAACGAAGGCTGGCGCATTCAAGAAATCACACGTGCCAGAAACGCAATGCAGAGATCGGCATCCTGA
- a CDS encoding TylF/MycF/NovP-related O-methyltransferase, which produces MAEKKGLLRGNVGESQNQSASDLNALNAVEEYWETSVGTNLNKLDAFTKYVSRQSITKLLARYEIFKQQLDVNGSVVELGVHRGASLMAWAQFSAILEPVNYLRKIIGFDTFEGFPSLSEKDTTGTSEHLEVGGFKSEENAMEDIERATQVYDSTRYLNHIPKVELVKGDIGVTLPEYLEKNQHLVVSLLHLDADLYEPTKIALEQLIPRMPKGAIIAFDELNMDLFPGETLAAMETIGLPKLRLKRFPFATSLSYAVIE; this is translated from the coding sequence ATGGCAGAAAAAAAAGGTTTACTACGAGGCAACGTGGGAGAATCGCAGAATCAGTCTGCGAGTGATTTAAATGCACTCAATGCTGTCGAGGAGTATTGGGAAACAAGTGTTGGCACGAACTTAAACAAGTTAGATGCGTTTACTAAATACGTTTCAAGACAATCGATTACTAAATTACTGGCTCGTTATGAAATTTTCAAACAACAGTTAGATGTTAACGGATCAGTTGTCGAACTCGGCGTGCACCGGGGCGCCAGCTTAATGGCTTGGGCACAATTCAGTGCGATTTTAGAGCCTGTTAATTATCTACGAAAAATTATCGGCTTTGATACTTTCGAAGGCTTTCCCTCATTGAGCGAAAAAGACACAACGGGAACCAGCGAACATCTTGAAGTAGGCGGTTTCAAGTCAGAAGAAAACGCAATGGAAGATATCGAACGAGCGACACAGGTTTATGATTCCACCCGTTATCTGAATCACATTCCGAAAGTGGAATTAGTGAAAGGGGATATCGGTGTCACGCTGCCAGAATATCTCGAAAAAAATCAGCATCTGGTCGTTTCATTGTTACATCTCGATGCAGATTTATACGAACCAACAAAAATCGCGTTGGAGCAACTGATTCCACGAATGCCCAAAGGGGCAATCATTGCCTTTGATGAGTTAAATATGGATTTATTTCCAGGAGAGACTCTCGCTGCAATGGAAACGATCGGACTGCCAAAGTTACGACTGAAACGATTTCCCTTTGCGACTTCACTTTCCTATGCTGTGATCGAATAG
- the fliD gene encoding flagellar filament capping protein FliD, which produces MSGISSGVGLATGLNITEIVDALIGVQRNALVKLADRASGFTAVEGGIKTLEANLLSLNSSVQTLGLESTFETLQATSSDTSQFSVAANSTATAATYQLQGLRTSSNHQVISKGFADSDTTQIGTATTITLSNGGKLDQPKLLEELNNGLGVQRGSIRITDRDGQTEVIDLTKTIDIDDVIDTINKSATTIVASIEDDHLVITDTGSGVGTLSVTEVGGGQTAADLGILKSVAGSSFNGDSVYRVTTDFNLSQINDGNGITTVAGSDDFQITAADASTIDVNLDTAQTIGDVVDLINNDVSNAGKVTASIDSNGKLSLVDNTVGGSTFEVTALNSSLAARELGIQQSAPGGTILGTLSGGLNSVLLRSLNGGVSATGTVLNAGQISITDGAAGNATIDFSSAETLDDVIDLINANGSIQIEASLNDTKTGIQIKDLSAPSGTSIEIQDVTGNLASFLKIDTTLAETKHTVDSGSLDLRYVNEETSLSTYGKNGTAVSTGSIRITDRDGVSFNVDLSDATTTKTIGDVLTKINDAATTASAQINARLNDAGDGFIIESTGGSSFDVKVEEVSSGTVAADLGILGSGTTSVESNQTTVITVEATDTLDDIAEKINATGVATASIIDDGTAFNSSRLSLTSVRSGGAGEMILESSFDFGFSTSVDAEDALIRIGSNPQTSFLLTSSTNSFDNAITGLEIDLLSTGTSPATISVARDTAGIKSSINNFITAYNAFVDAKDSLTSFNSETNERGVLNGNGVVLTTVSRLEGLLTKKLSVSNNSIKSMSELGVQFSSNGKLQLNESFFDQVLIDDPSAVTEFFQQEDTGFAVVMDEVITAMTDPFTGSFKAQIDSLQASALSLNTRVDELNSILEDRRERLIRQFTLQETIVNQLNSQQSALERLQLLTFNNSNNKK; this is translated from the coding sequence ATGTCAGGCATTAGTTCCGGTGTCGGTCTGGCAACCGGATTGAACATTACGGAAATTGTGGACGCCCTGATCGGCGTCCAGCGAAATGCTCTCGTGAAGCTGGCAGATCGTGCGTCCGGATTTACCGCTGTTGAAGGGGGTATCAAGACCCTCGAAGCCAACCTGCTTTCGTTGAATTCCTCAGTACAAACACTGGGCCTGGAAAGCACTTTTGAGACGCTGCAGGCCACGAGCTCCGACACGAGTCAATTCAGCGTTGCCGCCAACAGCACCGCCACCGCAGCCACCTATCAATTACAGGGCTTGCGTACCTCATCGAACCATCAAGTCATTTCAAAAGGATTCGCTGATTCCGATACAACACAAATTGGAACAGCAACCACCATTACCCTTTCAAATGGCGGTAAGCTGGATCAGCCCAAACTTCTGGAAGAGTTGAATAATGGTTTGGGCGTTCAACGTGGGAGTATTCGCATTACCGACCGCGATGGTCAGACAGAAGTCATTGACCTGACCAAGACAATTGATATCGATGATGTGATCGACACCATCAATAAGTCAGCCACAACGATTGTCGCCAGTATTGAAGACGATCATCTGGTGATTACCGATACCGGCTCAGGTGTGGGAACTCTTTCCGTCACCGAAGTGGGCGGCGGTCAAACAGCAGCTGATTTGGGAATTTTGAAGTCAGTGGCTGGCTCGTCGTTTAATGGTGACTCCGTCTATCGAGTGACTACTGATTTTAACTTGTCACAAATTAACGATGGAAATGGGATTACGACAGTCGCAGGTTCCGATGACTTTCAAATCACGGCCGCGGATGCATCAACCATCGACGTTAATTTAGATACCGCGCAGACGATTGGAGACGTCGTCGATTTAATCAATAATGATGTCTCTAATGCAGGCAAAGTGACCGCCTCTATTGACAGTAATGGGAAATTAAGCCTGGTTGATAATACCGTCGGTGGTTCTACCTTTGAAGTCACTGCCTTGAACAGCTCATTAGCAGCACGTGAGTTGGGAATTCAGCAGTCAGCTCCCGGTGGAACCATTCTGGGCACCCTCTCTGGTGGTTTAAATTCCGTCTTGCTCAGAAGCCTGAATGGCGGAGTTTCCGCGACGGGAACCGTACTAAACGCAGGTCAGATTTCCATTACAGATGGTGCAGCAGGAAATGCAACCATCGACTTTTCTTCAGCGGAAACTCTGGATGATGTGATTGATCTGATCAACGCGAATGGCTCAATTCAAATAGAAGCCAGCTTGAACGATACAAAAACGGGGATCCAAATCAAAGATCTCTCGGCTCCTTCGGGAACATCCATTGAAATACAAGATGTCACCGGGAATTTAGCCAGCTTCCTCAAAATCGATACAACACTTGCTGAAACAAAACATACCGTTGATTCCGGTTCATTGGATTTGCGTTATGTTAATGAAGAGACATCCTTATCGACTTATGGAAAAAATGGTACGGCGGTCTCAACGGGTAGCATTCGCATTACAGACCGTGATGGAGTCAGCTTTAACGTCGACTTGTCAGACGCAACAACCACTAAAACAATCGGGGATGTGCTCACAAAAATTAATGATGCTGCCACCACAGCCAGTGCGCAAATCAATGCCCGTCTGAATGATGCCGGAGATGGTTTTATTATCGAAAGTACAGGTGGAAGCTCATTCGATGTCAAAGTCGAAGAAGTCTCCAGTGGAACCGTGGCAGCGGACTTGGGAATTTTAGGCTCAGGAACAACCAGTGTCGAAAGTAATCAGACGACAGTGATCACGGTTGAGGCAACAGATACGCTTGATGACATTGCAGAAAAAATTAATGCCACAGGCGTTGCAACCGCATCGATTATTGATGATGGCACGGCATTTAATTCTTCTCGACTCTCTTTGACGTCTGTACGAAGCGGTGGTGCAGGGGAAATGATTCTGGAGAGTTCATTCGATTTTGGATTTTCCACTTCTGTTGATGCTGAAGACGCTCTCATTCGCATTGGTAGTAACCCGCAAACCTCATTTTTATTGACCTCATCTACCAACAGTTTTGACAATGCCATTACAGGACTGGAAATCGACTTACTTTCAACAGGTACTTCACCAGCCACAATTTCTGTTGCCCGTGATACCGCAGGCATTAAATCTTCGATCAATAATTTTATCACTGCATATAATGCCTTCGTCGATGCCAAAGATTCACTCACCAGTTTTAACTCTGAAACGAATGAACGAGGTGTGCTCAATGGAAATGGTGTTGTATTGACAACGGTTTCCCGTTTGGAAGGATTACTGACAAAAAAACTTTCTGTCAGTAACAACTCGATTAAGAGCATGTCTGAATTAGGAGTTCAGTTTAGTAGTAATGGGAAATTACAGCTTAACGAATCTTTTTTTGATCAGGTATTGATCGACGATCCCAGTGCCGTTACGGAGTTTTTCCAGCAGGAAGATACGGGATTTGCCGTTGTCATGGATGAAGTGATCACCGCGATGACGGATCCCTTTACCGGATCGTTTAAAGCACAGATAGATTCATTGCAGGCATCGGCACTTTCATTGAACACACGTGTCGATGAACTGAATTCGATTTTGGAAGACCGTCGCGAACGACTGATTCGCCAATTTACGCTACAGGAAACGATCGTCAATCAATTGAACTCACAACAGTCTGCATTAGAACGACTGCAACTTCTGACTTTTAACAATTCCAACAATAAAAAATAA
- the fliS gene encoding flagellar export chaperone FliS produces the protein MNGSDYIENQVLTAQPHQLHLMVVDGALRFARKAAQAAETQNFEQTHFALDKSRELVAELIGGLNPEQQPEMVEQLKALFVFVYENLNHADVKQDPKYIHDAIKVLEIHRESWCELIEILQTETVEEKKTIHSPESLKAPHHVEQPEQVHQSRSWLT, from the coding sequence ATGAACGGAAGCGATTATATTGAGAACCAGGTTCTAACAGCACAACCACATCAGTTGCATCTTATGGTGGTTGATGGCGCATTACGTTTTGCCCGAAAAGCAGCACAGGCGGCAGAAACCCAAAATTTTGAGCAGACTCACTTTGCGTTAGACAAAAGCCGTGAGCTCGTTGCCGAACTGATAGGTGGATTGAATCCCGAACAGCAACCCGAGATGGTTGAACAGCTGAAAGCACTGTTTGTCTTTGTATATGAGAACTTAAACCACGCAGATGTTAAACAGGATCCGAAATACATTCACGATGCCATTAAGGTCTTGGAGATTCATCGAGAGTCCTGGTGTGAGCTTATCGAAATCCTGCAGACTGAAACCGTCGAGGAAAAAAAAACGATCCACTCTCCGGAATCACTGAAAGCCCCTCATCATGTTGAGCAACCGGAACAAGTACACCAAAGCCGCTCCTGGTTGACTTGA
- a CDS encoding branched-chain amino acid aminotransferase: MKTVLIQLMNDEAGFIISSELVLVSTIAVLAMIVGLSEVAHNINQELEDVGSAFGRVNQSFYVSGASGHKGYTFGSDFNDRVDFCDSQNDIVCDRGPVREGRGYNN; the protein is encoded by the coding sequence ATGAAAACCGTGTTGATTCAACTGATGAACGACGAGGCCGGATTTATTATCTCTTCCGAGCTAGTGCTCGTTTCAACAATTGCCGTATTGGCCATGATTGTAGGGCTGAGCGAAGTCGCTCACAACATTAACCAGGAACTGGAAGATGTTGGTAGTGCATTTGGTCGGGTCAACCAGAGCTTCTATGTTTCCGGTGCCTCAGGCCACAAGGGCTATACGTTTGGAAGTGATTTCAATGATCGGGTTGATTTCTGTGACAGTCAAAACGACATCGTTTGTGACCGTGGCCCTGTTCGTGAAGGACGAGGTTACAACAACTAG
- a CDS encoding Flp family type IVb pilin → MKNIFTQLMNDEAGFIVSAELVLISSIAVLAMIVGLSEVALNVNNELEDVGSAFSCIDQSFKLKHAHGHKACTESSSFYDSSDFCAGQWDVE, encoded by the coding sequence ATGAAAAACATCTTCACTCAACTGATGAACGACGAAGCCGGATTCATTGTTTCTGCCGAGCTTGTTTTGATTTCCAGTATCGCCGTTCTGGCAATGATCGTCGGACTGTCTGAAGTTGCTTTAAACGTTAACAATGAACTCGAAGATGTGGGCAGTGCCTTTTCCTGCATCGATCAGTCTTTCAAACTCAAACATGCACATGGTCACAAAGCCTGCACCGAATCAAGCAGCTTTTACGATTCGTCTGACTTCTGTGCTGGTCAGTGGGACGTTGAATAA
- a CDS encoding YHS domain-containing protein, whose amino-acid sequence MQILNRTIVCCLCVSALLLSLGAEEQSAAVSAATEKTDQKVVKQALAKFNSLIGGWRGVGMIKRNSRKGAWSEKAEWVWKFDPNSTGIAYQITDGKFLKSALLTYDPQKKTYLLSTVLPDGKTRDYRGTLDKDTLVLESAPDKEGTVYRISVRRLNEKRTLVLFQKRNQGQSFYYRLAEVGYTRAGTRLAESGSGGPECIVTGGAGTIQVSYQGKNYYVCCSGCKQAFEEDPETFIAEAKKKADARRKKKSSQ is encoded by the coding sequence ATGCAAATCTTAAACCGAACAATTGTTTGTTGCTTATGTGTCAGTGCTTTACTTTTGTCACTGGGTGCAGAGGAGCAATCTGCAGCGGTTTCGGCTGCTACAGAGAAGACCGATCAGAAAGTCGTAAAACAAGCACTCGCCAAATTCAACTCGTTGATTGGTGGCTGGCGTGGCGTGGGGATGATCAAGCGAAATTCCCGTAAAGGGGCCTGGTCGGAAAAGGCAGAGTGGGTTTGGAAATTCGACCCAAACTCTACTGGGATCGCCTATCAGATCACGGATGGCAAATTTCTGAAATCGGCATTACTGACATATGATCCGCAAAAGAAAACCTATCTTTTGTCTACCGTCTTGCCTGATGGAAAAACGCGGGACTATAGGGGTACATTGGATAAGGACACGTTGGTCTTAGAATCAGCGCCTGATAAAGAGGGGACGGTCTATCGCATCTCCGTTAGACGTCTTAATGAAAAACGGACATTGGTACTGTTTCAGAAACGGAATCAGGGGCAGTCGTTTTATTACCGCTTGGCAGAGGTTGGTTATACAAGAGCTGGCACCCGATTGGCAGAATCAGGGAGTGGTGGCCCGGAATGTATCGTGACTGGTGGTGCTGGTACGATTCAAGTGAGCTATCAGGGCAAAAACTATTATGTTTGTTGCAGTGGATGTAAACAGGCTTTTGAGGAAGATCCTGAAACGTTCATTGCAGAGGCGAAGAAAAAAGCAGACGCACGTCGCAAGAAGAAATCGAGCCAGTAA